Proteins encoded in a region of the Pangasianodon hypophthalmus isolate fPanHyp1 chromosome 21, fPanHyp1.pri, whole genome shotgun sequence genome:
- the LOC113533219 gene encoding guanylate-binding protein 1-like, with protein sequence MCSPMPEPICLVENVNGSLSVSDGAIEFLSRNNQPVVVVSVVGLYRTGKSYLMNRLAGKQTGFALGSTIESKTKGIWMWCVPHPHKTGHTLVLLDTEGLGDVDKGDSKNDAWIFCLAVLLSSTLVYNSRGTIDNTAVEKLHYVTELAEQIKIKSPASTAAEAEEEEEEEEDSQFVQFFPNFIWTVRDFSLELVIEKKGRVTEDEYLDFALQLKKGLSKKDTNYNLPRQCIRNYFPTRKCFVFPFPASQDKMVQLESLDESELWPDFLNVTQCFCDYVFAASKVKTVKGGYRVTGRMFGHLVQSYVETISSGKVPCLENAVVAMARIENKAAVQEGLKLYQSEMERMKSLFPVSLSTISAEHKKISNMANSEFMKCSFKDEEGEYFKKLVEAVDKHYAELTVQNMEASEQKCQQILSDLCREMSVRVQNGDFAKPGGYKLYCKHRDNVIMQYHSQPNKGIQAEEVLERFVSEKNLEAKLILQTDERLSESEKKIQEEKEQAALLELQCKVEQERKMEMEQLMREEKVHHEQRLQQLERKFEEEKLQQQQELDRALESKLNEQKELVQKEFDEKAQLMGLEIEQLKKEKDELSHSFYKDYLIPGMDVAKELLSMYIKYKAMKKGLPLM encoded by the exons ATGTGCAGCCCAATGCCAGAGCCTATTTGTTTGGTGGAAAATGTGAATGGCTCACTAAGTGTGAGTGACGGAGCCATTGAGTTCCTGTCCAGGAATAATCAGCCGGTGGTGGTGGTGTCTGTGGTGGGACTCTATCGCACAGGAAAGTCTTACCTCATGAATCGCCTGGCAGGAAAACAAACTG GCTTTGCTCTGGGCAGCACCATTGAGTCGAAGACTAAAGGTATTTGGATGTGGTGTGTGCCACACCCCCATAAAACAGGACACACTCTGGTGCTGCTGGACACTGAGGGACTGGGGGACGTTGACAAG GGAGACTCTAAAAACGACGCCTGGATCTTCTGTCTGGCTGTTCTTCTGAGTAGCACTCTGGTCTACAACAGCCGTGGAACCATCGACAACACAGCAGTGGAAAAACTACA CTATGTCACTGAGCTTGCAGAGCAGATTAAGATCAAATCACCTGCATCCACAGCAGCTGAGgctgaagaggaggaagaggaggaagaagactCTCAGTTTGTGCAATTTTTTCCTAACTTTATCTGGACGGTCCGTGATTTTTCACTGGAGCTGGTGATTGAGAAAAAGGGTCGCGTGACCGAGGATGAGTATCTGGATTTTGCCCTGCAGCTGAAGAAAg GTCTTAGTAAGAAGGACACCAACTACAATCTTCCAAGGCAGTGTATTCGAAACTATTTTCCAACACGCAAGTGCTTTGTTTTCCCGTTTCCTGCCTCCCAGGACAAAATGGTTCAGCTCGAGAGCCTGGATGAGAGTGAACTTTGGCCTGATTTTCTGAATGTCACACAGTGTTTCTGTGACTACGTCTTTGCTGCAAGCAAAGTTAAAACAGTTAAAGGAGGATACAGAGTCACAGGGAGGA tgTTTGGTCACTTAGTGCAGTCGTATGTGGAAACAATCTCTAGTGGGAAAGTCCCTTGTCTGGAGAATGCTGTGGTTGCTATGGCAAGGATAGAAAACAAGGCAGCTGTGCAGGAAGGGCTTAAGCTGTACCAGAGTGAAATGGAACGG ATGAAGAGTTTGTTTCCTGTCAGTTTGAGTACAATTTCTGCTGAACACAAGAAGATCAGCAACATGGCCAACAGTGAGTTTATGAAGTGCTCCTTTAAAGATGAAGAAGGAGAATATTTCAAGAAACTGGTG GAAGCAGTAGATAAGCACTATGCTGAACTAACTGTTCAGAACATGGAGGCATCAGAACAGAAGTGCCAGCAGATTCTGTCTGATCTATGCAGGGAGATGAGTGTGAGGGTGCAGAATGGAGACTTTGCAAAGCCTGGAGGATATAAACTTTACTGCAAACACAGAGACAATGTCATCATGCAGTACCACAGCCAGCCCAACAAGGGAATCCAG GCTGAGGAGGTGTTGGAGAGGTTTGTGAGTGAGAAGAATTTGGAGGCAAAATTAATTCTCCAGACTGATGAACGACTGTCTGAAAGTGAGAAAAAGATTCAAG AGGAGAAAGAACAAGCAGCTCTGTTAGAGCTGCAGTGTAAAGTAGAAcaggagagaaagatggagatgGAGCAACTGATGCGGGAGGAAAAAGTGCACCATGAGCAACGGCTACAGCAGCTGGAGAGGAAGTTTGAGGAGGAGAAgcttcagcagcagcaggagctggACAGAGCGCTGGAGAGCAAACTGAATGAACAGAAAGAACTTGTACAGAAAGAGTTTGATGAGAAAGCCCAGCTGATGGGCCTTGAGATTGAGcaacttaaaaaagaaaaagatgaacTTTCTCACAGTTTTTATAAGGATTATTTAATTCCAGGTATGGATGTTGCTAAAGAATTGTTGTCTATGTACATCAAGTATAAAGCGATGAAGAAAGGGTTACCCTTGATGTAA